From the genome of Hathewaya histolytica, one region includes:
- a CDS encoding trans-4-hydroxy-L-proline dehydratase activase — protein sequence MEKGIVFNIQKYSVHDGPGIRTTVFLKGCPLNCWWCHNPESQKLREQLMYFDNKCVACGSCVKWCKEEALSLNDGKISIDESKCTLCGRCTDVCLKGALEIAGKEVDINELMKEIKKDEIFYDQSKGGVTFSGGEPLVQIDFLESMLKACKEAEIHTTVDTCAHASWDSFERIIDYTDLFLVDLKHINSSEHKKYTGVGNELILENIKKLSELRKNLFIRIPIMPGINDSKETLEDTVKFLKNINMIQVNLLPYHRIGMDKYRRLNKDYKLKDLKEPTKKQMMEISEYFKDSGFNVKIGG from the coding sequence TTGGAAAAGGGGATTGTTTTTAATATACAAAAGTATTCTGTTCATGATGGACCAGGAATAAGAACTACAGTATTTTTAAAAGGATGTCCATTAAATTGTTGGTGGTGCCATAATCCTGAAAGTCAAAAATTAAGAGAACAACTTATGTATTTTGATAATAAGTGTGTTGCTTGTGGAAGTTGTGTAAAGTGGTGTAAGGAAGAGGCACTATCACTAAATGACGGTAAGATAAGTATAGATGAGAGTAAGTGCACACTTTGTGGAAGATGCACAGATGTTTGCTTAAAGGGTGCTTTAGAAATTGCAGGAAAAGAAGTAGACATTAATGAACTAATGAAAGAAATTAAAAAAGATGAAATATTCTATGATCAATCAAAAGGTGGTGTTACTTTCTCAGGTGGGGAACCTTTAGTACAAATTGATTTCTTAGAGAGTATGCTGAAGGCTTGCAAAGAAGCAGAAATTCACACTACGGTGGATACCTGTGCACATGCATCATGGGATAGTTTTGAAAGAATAATTGATTATACAGATTTGTTTTTAGTGGATTTAAAGCATATTAACAGTAGTGAGCATAAAAAGTATACAGGCGTGGGAAATGAACTTATTTTAGAAAATATTAAAAAATTATCAGAGTTAAGAAAAAATTTGTTTATTAGAATTCCAATTATGCCTGGAATTAATGATTCTAAGGAAACATTAGAAGATACAGTGAAATTTTTAAAGAATATTAATATGATTCAAGTAAATCTTTTACCATATCATAGGATTGGTATGGATAAGTATAGAAGACTGAATAAGGACTATAAACTAAAAGATTTAAAAGAGCCAACAAAGAAACAAATGATGGAAATTTCAGAATATTTCAAAGATAGTGGATTTAATGTAAAAATAGGGGGTTAA